The following proteins are co-located in the Castor canadensis chromosome 5, mCasCan1.hap1v2, whole genome shotgun sequence genome:
- the Tfrc gene encoding transferrin receptor protein 1 isoform X1, translated as MMDQARSALSNLFGGEPLSYTRFSLARQVDGDNSHVEMKLAVDEEENADNNTRAHVSKPKWFNERICYGAIAIIIFFLIGFMIGYLGYCKRVDSKTECERLAVTVTSNSGNIEEEEAVPAQSPRLFWTDLKTMLSQKLNTIDFTSTIKQLNQNTYVPREAGSQKDENLAYFIENQFHEFKLSKVWRDEHYVKIQVKGSSAQNSVTSVTASSSSDLVYLVENPEGYVAYSKATTVTGKLIHANFGTKEDFENLSSPVNGSIVIVRAGKIPFAEKVANAESLNAIGVLIYMDKAKYPIVKANVPFFGHAHLGTGDPYTPGFPSFNHTQFPPSQSSGLPNIPVQTISREGAEKLFENMVGECPSSWGTDPSCRLQSSQNRNVKLTVNNMLKEIRILNIFGVIKGFEEPDRYIVVGAQRDSWGPGAAKSSVGTALLLELARTFSDMVLTGGFKPSRSIIFASWSAGDFGAVGATEWLEGYLSSLHLKAFTYINLDKAVLGTSNFKVSGSPLLYKLIEKTMQDVKHPLNGRSLYQDSNWVNKVEKLSIDNAAYPFLAYSGIPSVSFCFCENTYYPYLSTALDTYEYLIKEIPQLDKMMCVAAEVAGQFIIKLTHDVELNLDYEMYNNKILSFVKDLNQYKAGIKEMGLSLQWLYSARGDYFRATSRLTTDFHNAEKTNRFVMGQINDRIMKVEYHFLSPYVSPRESPFRHIFWGSGSHTLSALLENLKLREKKNGAFNETLLRNQLALATWTIQGVANALSGDIWDIDNEF; from the exons ATGATGGATCAAGCCAGATCAGCATTGTCTAACTTG tttGGTGGAGAACCATTGTCATATACCCGGTTTAGCCTGGCTCGGCAAGTAGATGGAGATAACAGCCATGTAGAGATGAAGCTAGCAgtagatgaagaagaaaatgctGACAACAACACGAGGGCCcatgtctcaaaaccaaaatggtTTAATGAAAGAATCTGCTATGGCGCTATTGCTATAATTATCTTCTTCTTGATTG GATTTATGATTGGCTACCTGGGCTATTGTAAACGTGTAGATTCAAAAACTGAATGTGAGAGACTGGCAGTAACGGTGACGAGCAATTCGGGAAACATCGAGGAGGAAGAGGCAGTCCCTGCTCAATCTCCTCGTTTATTTTGGACAGACCTCAAAACAATGTTGTCACAGAAACTGAATACCATAGACTTCACCAGCACCATCAA ACAGCTGAATCAAAATACCTATGTCCCTCGTGAGGCTGGATCTCAAAAAGATGAAAATCTTGCctattttattgaaaatcaaTTCCATGAATTTAAACTCAGCAAAGTTTGGCGTGATGAACATTACGTTAAGATTCAAGTCAAAGGCAG CAGTGCTCAAAACTCGGTGACTTCGGTGACAGCGAGTTCAAGTAGTGACCTGGTATACCTGGTAGAGAATCCTGAAGGTTATGTGGCATACAGTAAGGCTACAACAGTTACA GGTAAACTGATCCATGCTAATTTTGGCACTAAAGAAGACTTTGAGAATTTAAGCTCTCCTGTGAATGGGTCTATAGTGATTGTTAGAGCAGGGAAAATACCTTTTGCAGAAAAG gttGCAAATGCTGAAAGCTTAAATGCAATTGGTGTCTTGATATACATGGACAAGGCTAAATATCCCATTGTTAAAGCAAACGTTCCATTTTTTGGACAT GCTCATCTGGGAACAGGTGACCCTTACACACCTGGATTTCCTTCTTTCAATCATACTCAGTTTCCACCATCTCAGTCATCAGGATTGCCTAATATACCTGTCCAGACAATTTCCAGAGAAGGTGCAGAAAAGCTGTTTGA AAATATGGTAGGAGAATGTCCTTCTAGTTGGGGAACAGACCCTTCATGTAGGCTGCAATCCTCACAAAATCGGAATGTGAAGCTCACTGTGAACAATATGCTGAAAGAGATAAGAATTCTTAATATCTTTGGAGTTATTAAAGGCTTTGAAGAACCAG ACCGATACATTGTCGTAGGGGCCCAGAGGGATTCCTGGGGCCCTGGAGCTGCAAAGTCCAGTGTGGGAACAGCTCTTCTGTTGGAACTTGCCCGGACATTCTCAGATATGGTCTTAACAG gtggctTTAAACCCAGCAGAAGCATTATCTTTGCCAGTTGGAGTGCTGGGGACTTTGGAGCTGTTGGTGCCACTGAATGGCTAGAG ggATACCTTTCCTCTTTGCATTTAAAGGCTTTCACTTACATTAATCTGGATAAAGCTGTTCTTG GTACCAGCAACTTCAAGGTTTCTGGCAGCCCACTATTGTATAAACTTATTGAGAAGACAATGCAAGAT GTGAAGCATCCACTTAATGGGCGATCTCTATATCAGGACAGCAATTGGGTTAACAAAGT AGAGAAGCTTTCTATTGATAATGCTGCTTACCCTTTTCTTGCATATTCTGGAATTCCATCagtttccttctgtttttgtgAG AACACATATTATCCTTACTTGAGTACCGCTTTGGATACCTATGAGTACCTGATTAAGGAAATTCCTCAGCTGGACAAAATGATGTGTGTAGCAGCAGAAGTGGCTGGCCAGTTCATAATTAAACTTACCCATGATGTTGAATTGAACCTCGACTACGAGATGTATAACAACAAAATACTTTCATTCGTGAAGGATCTGAACCAATACAAAGCAGGCATAAAG GAGATGGGCTTGAGTCTACAGTGGCTGTATTCCGCTCGGGGAGACTATTTCCGTGCTACCTCGAGACTAACAACAGATTTCCACAAtgctgaaaaaacaaacagatttgTTATGGGGCAAATCAATGATCGGATCATGAAA GTGGAGTACCACTTCCTTTCTCCCTATGTATCTCCAAGGGAGTCTCCTTTCCGACACATCTTCTGGGGCTCTGGCTCTCACACTCTGTCAGCTTTACTAGAGAACTTGAAGTTACGTGAGAAGAAAAATGGTGCTTTCAATGAAACACTGTTGAGAAACCAGTTGGCTCTAGCAACTTGGACCATTCAGGGAGTTGCAAATGCCCTTTCTGGTGACATTTGGGATATTGACAATGAGTTTTAA
- the Tfrc gene encoding transferrin receptor protein 1 isoform X2: MMDQARSALSNLFGGEPLSYTRFSLARQVDGDNSHVEMKLAVDEEENADNNTRAHVSKPKWFNERICYGAIAIIIFFLIGFMIGYLGYCKRVDSKTECERLAVTVTSNSGNIEEEEAVPAQSPRLFWTDLKTMLSQKLNTIDFTSTIKQLNQNTYVPREAGSQKDENLAYFIENQFHEFKLSKVWRDEHYVKIQVKGSAQNSVTSVTASSSSDLVYLVENPEGYVAYSKATTVTGKLIHANFGTKEDFENLSSPVNGSIVIVRAGKIPFAEKVANAESLNAIGVLIYMDKAKYPIVKANVPFFGHAHLGTGDPYTPGFPSFNHTQFPPSQSSGLPNIPVQTISREGAEKLFENMVGECPSSWGTDPSCRLQSSQNRNVKLTVNNMLKEIRILNIFGVIKGFEEPDRYIVVGAQRDSWGPGAAKSSVGTALLLELARTFSDMVLTGGFKPSRSIIFASWSAGDFGAVGATEWLEGYLSSLHLKAFTYINLDKAVLGTSNFKVSGSPLLYKLIEKTMQDVKHPLNGRSLYQDSNWVNKVEKLSIDNAAYPFLAYSGIPSVSFCFCENTYYPYLSTALDTYEYLIKEIPQLDKMMCVAAEVAGQFIIKLTHDVELNLDYEMYNNKILSFVKDLNQYKAGIKEMGLSLQWLYSARGDYFRATSRLTTDFHNAEKTNRFVMGQINDRIMKVEYHFLSPYVSPRESPFRHIFWGSGSHTLSALLENLKLREKKNGAFNETLLRNQLALATWTIQGVANALSGDIWDIDNEF; this comes from the exons ATGATGGATCAAGCCAGATCAGCATTGTCTAACTTG tttGGTGGAGAACCATTGTCATATACCCGGTTTAGCCTGGCTCGGCAAGTAGATGGAGATAACAGCCATGTAGAGATGAAGCTAGCAgtagatgaagaagaaaatgctGACAACAACACGAGGGCCcatgtctcaaaaccaaaatggtTTAATGAAAGAATCTGCTATGGCGCTATTGCTATAATTATCTTCTTCTTGATTG GATTTATGATTGGCTACCTGGGCTATTGTAAACGTGTAGATTCAAAAACTGAATGTGAGAGACTGGCAGTAACGGTGACGAGCAATTCGGGAAACATCGAGGAGGAAGAGGCAGTCCCTGCTCAATCTCCTCGTTTATTTTGGACAGACCTCAAAACAATGTTGTCACAGAAACTGAATACCATAGACTTCACCAGCACCATCAA ACAGCTGAATCAAAATACCTATGTCCCTCGTGAGGCTGGATCTCAAAAAGATGAAAATCTTGCctattttattgaaaatcaaTTCCATGAATTTAAACTCAGCAAAGTTTGGCGTGATGAACATTACGTTAAGATTCAAGTCAAAGGCAG TGCTCAAAACTCGGTGACTTCGGTGACAGCGAGTTCAAGTAGTGACCTGGTATACCTGGTAGAGAATCCTGAAGGTTATGTGGCATACAGTAAGGCTACAACAGTTACA GGTAAACTGATCCATGCTAATTTTGGCACTAAAGAAGACTTTGAGAATTTAAGCTCTCCTGTGAATGGGTCTATAGTGATTGTTAGAGCAGGGAAAATACCTTTTGCAGAAAAG gttGCAAATGCTGAAAGCTTAAATGCAATTGGTGTCTTGATATACATGGACAAGGCTAAATATCCCATTGTTAAAGCAAACGTTCCATTTTTTGGACAT GCTCATCTGGGAACAGGTGACCCTTACACACCTGGATTTCCTTCTTTCAATCATACTCAGTTTCCACCATCTCAGTCATCAGGATTGCCTAATATACCTGTCCAGACAATTTCCAGAGAAGGTGCAGAAAAGCTGTTTGA AAATATGGTAGGAGAATGTCCTTCTAGTTGGGGAACAGACCCTTCATGTAGGCTGCAATCCTCACAAAATCGGAATGTGAAGCTCACTGTGAACAATATGCTGAAAGAGATAAGAATTCTTAATATCTTTGGAGTTATTAAAGGCTTTGAAGAACCAG ACCGATACATTGTCGTAGGGGCCCAGAGGGATTCCTGGGGCCCTGGAGCTGCAAAGTCCAGTGTGGGAACAGCTCTTCTGTTGGAACTTGCCCGGACATTCTCAGATATGGTCTTAACAG gtggctTTAAACCCAGCAGAAGCATTATCTTTGCCAGTTGGAGTGCTGGGGACTTTGGAGCTGTTGGTGCCACTGAATGGCTAGAG ggATACCTTTCCTCTTTGCATTTAAAGGCTTTCACTTACATTAATCTGGATAAAGCTGTTCTTG GTACCAGCAACTTCAAGGTTTCTGGCAGCCCACTATTGTATAAACTTATTGAGAAGACAATGCAAGAT GTGAAGCATCCACTTAATGGGCGATCTCTATATCAGGACAGCAATTGGGTTAACAAAGT AGAGAAGCTTTCTATTGATAATGCTGCTTACCCTTTTCTTGCATATTCTGGAATTCCATCagtttccttctgtttttgtgAG AACACATATTATCCTTACTTGAGTACCGCTTTGGATACCTATGAGTACCTGATTAAGGAAATTCCTCAGCTGGACAAAATGATGTGTGTAGCAGCAGAAGTGGCTGGCCAGTTCATAATTAAACTTACCCATGATGTTGAATTGAACCTCGACTACGAGATGTATAACAACAAAATACTTTCATTCGTGAAGGATCTGAACCAATACAAAGCAGGCATAAAG GAGATGGGCTTGAGTCTACAGTGGCTGTATTCCGCTCGGGGAGACTATTTCCGTGCTACCTCGAGACTAACAACAGATTTCCACAAtgctgaaaaaacaaacagatttgTTATGGGGCAAATCAATGATCGGATCATGAAA GTGGAGTACCACTTCCTTTCTCCCTATGTATCTCCAAGGGAGTCTCCTTTCCGACACATCTTCTGGGGCTCTGGCTCTCACACTCTGTCAGCTTTACTAGAGAACTTGAAGTTACGTGAGAAGAAAAATGGTGCTTTCAATGAAACACTGTTGAGAAACCAGTTGGCTCTAGCAACTTGGACCATTCAGGGAGTTGCAAATGCCCTTTCTGGTGACATTTGGGATATTGACAATGAGTTTTAA